A single genomic interval of Desulfuromonas sp. harbors:
- a CDS encoding circularly permuted type 2 ATP-grasp protein, with protein sequence MDFSGYDTEGFFDEMFDGQGRPRPGSEPVVKIIESLPGDDLVRRQRAAERALMNLGITFNVYGDDAGTERIFPFDIVPRIIQDKEWETLERGLRQRVRALNLFVDDVYHQQKIVRYKVVPEELIRSARGFRPACAGLDPPQGIWCHISGIDLVRDRDGQFYVLEDNLRCPSGVSYVLENRMVMKQTFPRVFEACRVNPVVDFPSRLLDMLQFLAPRGRREPVAALWTPGSHNSAYFEHSFLAQQMGVQLVEGRDLLVAEGRVMMRTTRGVEQVDVLYRRLDDDFIDPRAFRSDSLLGVPGLMDAYRAGQVALANAPGTGVADDKAVYPYVPRIIRYYLGEDPILPNVPTFSCWVKEELDHVLGHLDQLVVKAVNESGGYGMLIGPHSSAQERAEFADRIRSAPRDYIAQPTLSLSRMPVLVDEHFEGRHVDLRPYILYGEEIYVLPGGLSRVALKKGSLVVNSSQGGGSKDTWVVHADHDTPTGEALEPGGKAGSGC encoded by the coding sequence ATGGACTTTTCCGGTTACGATACCGAGGGGTTTTTTGACGAGATGTTCGACGGCCAGGGCCGTCCCCGGCCCGGGAGTGAGCCGGTGGTGAAAATCATCGAATCGCTGCCGGGGGACGATCTGGTGCGCCGGCAGAGGGCGGCCGAGCGCGCCCTTATGAATCTCGGCATTACCTTCAACGTCTACGGGGATGACGCCGGAACGGAGCGGATTTTCCCCTTCGACATCGTTCCCCGCATCATTCAGGACAAGGAGTGGGAAACCCTGGAGCGGGGCCTGCGTCAGCGGGTTCGGGCCCTCAACCTCTTTGTCGACGACGTATACCATCAGCAGAAGATCGTTCGGTACAAGGTGGTGCCCGAAGAACTGATCCGCAGCGCCCGCGGGTTTCGCCCCGCCTGCGCGGGCCTGGATCCGCCGCAGGGGATCTGGTGCCATATCAGCGGGATCGACCTGGTCCGCGACCGGGACGGTCAGTTTTACGTGCTGGAGGACAATCTGCGCTGCCCCTCCGGCGTCTCCTACGTCCTCGAGAACCGGATGGTCATGAAGCAGACCTTCCCAAGGGTTTTCGAGGCCTGCCGGGTCAATCCGGTGGTCGATTTCCCCAGCCGCCTGCTCGACATGCTCCAGTTTCTCGCCCCCCGGGGAAGGCGGGAGCCGGTGGCCGCTCTCTGGACGCCGGGGTCCCACAATTCGGCCTACTTCGAACATTCTTTTCTGGCCCAGCAGATGGGGGTGCAACTGGTGGAGGGGAGGGACCTGCTGGTGGCCGAGGGGCGGGTCATGATGCGAACGACTCGGGGGGTCGAGCAGGTCGATGTCCTGTACCGTCGGCTCGACGACGATTTCATCGACCCCCGCGCTTTCCGGTCGGACTCTCTGCTCGGGGTCCCCGGCCTGATGGATGCTTACCGGGCGGGGCAGGTGGCCCTGGCCAACGCTCCAGGGACGGGGGTCGCCGACGACAAGGCGGTCTATCCTTATGTGCCGCGCATCATCCGATACTACCTGGGGGAGGATCCGATTCTGCCCAACGTGCCGACTTTCAGCTGCTGGGTCAAGGAAGAGTTGGACCACGTTCTGGGCCACCTCGATCAGCTGGTCGTCAAGGCCGTCAACGAATCGGGGGGCTACGGCATGCTCATCGGCCCCCATTCCAGTGCGCAAGAGCGGGCCGAGTTCGCCGATCGCATCCGCAGCGCTCCCCGCGACTATATCGCCCAACCCACCCTGTCCCTGTCCCGGATGCCGGTCCTGGTTGACGAGCACTTCGAAGGGCGCCATGTCGATTTGCGGCCCTATATCCTGTACGGGGAGGAGATCTACGTTCTGCCCGGGGGATTGTCGAGGGTCGCCCTGAAGAAGGGCTCCCTGGTGGTCAATTCCTCGCAGGGAGGGGGCAGCAAAGACACCTGGGTGGTCCATGCCGATCACGACACCCCCACGGGGGAAGCGCTGGAGCCGGGAGGAAAGGCGGGGTCGGGATGCTGA